The following are from one region of the Ornithorhynchus anatinus isolate Pmale09 chromosome X1, mOrnAna1.pri.v4, whole genome shotgun sequence genome:
- the LOC103169992 gene encoding E3 SUMO-protein ligase PIAS3-like isoform X2, producing MDMENSKNPPRLLSARPIVTMEELPFYKVYAEIIRPTKLAPRNSVMYKKTKLHFMASPEKLDEIHRTNEVQLGDETLTFQLRFCLWDTQGPQIDHLPRHLSIRVNEKKCFVLKEKESNKHPINITELVHLSDVEPNIIKASWSLNDRQDYAMSLCWVKQLTTSDLLRELRAKDVFPASKTRAMIQEKLAAEAGEATASSFRISLMCPLGQSRMSMPCRALSCSHLQTFDALQYLQRNKEKETWRCPICVKKAYFKNLVVDEFFLNVLNIGPDFEEIEFLPDGSWSPVGPKRNLRDDCNAPGHKGLLGPPPDSNKEIPTTAQMNNSSSIVELQTPATPRATLAAMPTTEVTRPQHPQVFFQGPPQGINLQQSGSPQSSFQLTSTRASTDLNFPTCFTVVTQLFAWPIFTSPNSSDYNPGLPWGPLAPSSAPVPEPAPVPAPVPLLPPAPLPGPGPYSGWTPLPLPVGLDRPWSQQLSLSGPGLGQGSGVPAFQQLVRYQPPAPGLFPPVVQIFQPAGPMGSTVVGPRGGGTFRLNMPPPYLAPFDPNMGGCRSQRGRASSSRANSCQSRQAGGSDISEGQRYL from the exons ATGGATATGGAGAATAGCAAAAATCCACCTAGACTTCTATCTGCCCGTCCTATTGTCACAATGGAGGAACTGCCATTCTACAAAGTCTATGCTGAGATCATCAGACCTACAAAGCTAG CGCCTAGGAACTCTGTGATGTATAAGAAGACAAAGTTACATTTCATGGCCAGTCCAGAAAAGTTAGATGAGATCCACAGGACCAA TGAAGTCCAACTGGGAGATGAGACCTTGACATTTCAACTCCG GTTCTGTCTATGGGACACCCAGGGCCCTCAAATAGATCATCTTCCTCGACACCTGAGTATCAGGGTCAACGAAAAAAAATGCTTCGTTCTG aaagagaaagagtccAACAAGCACCCCATCAACATCACGGAACTGGTGCATCTCTCGGACGTGGAACCCAACATCATAAAGGCCAGTTGGTCACTGAATGACAGGCAG GACTATGCCATGTCCCTCTGCTGGGTGAAGCAGCTTACCACATCCGATTTACTACGGGAACTGAGAGCTAAGGACGTTTTCCCTGCATCCAAGACACGGGCCATGA TCCAGGAGAAGCTGGCAGCCGAGGCAGGAGAAGCCACCGCCAGCAGCTTCCGTATCTCCCTCATGTGCCCG CTGGGACAGAGTCGTATGTCCATGCCCTGCCGCGCCCTGTCCTGCTCCCATCTGCAGACTTTTGATGCGCTCCAGTACCTGCAGAGGAACAAGGAGAAGGAGACATGGAGATGCCCCATCTGTGTGAAGAAAGCATATTTCAAAAATCTGGTTGTTGATGA gttCTTCCTTAATGTCCTCAACATTGGCCCTGACTTTGAAGAGATTGAGTTCCTGCCTGATGGGTCGTGGTCTCCAGTAGGGCCCAAGAGAAACTTGAGGGATGACTGTAATGCCCCTGGCCATAAGGGCCTCCTAG GTCCTCCACCTGACAGCAATAAGGAGATTCCTACCACTGCTCAGATGAACAACAGCTCATCCATCGTGGAGCTGCAGACTCCAGCCACTCCAAGGGCTACTCTGGCTGCCATGCCCACCACAGA ggTGACAAGACCTCAGCATCCTCAAGTCTTCTTCCAGGGCCCACCCCAGGGCATAAACCTCCAACAGTCTGGATCCCCGCAATCTTCCTTCCAGCTGACCTCTACCAGGG CCTCCACAGATCTGAATTTTCCGACTTGCTTTACGGTTGTTACACAG CTCTTTGCCTGGCCCATCTTCACATCTCCAAACAGCAGCGACTACAACCCCGGCCTGCCCTGGGGCCCTCTggccccatcttcagccccagtgCCAGAGCCAGCCCCAGTGCCAGCCCCAGTGCcactcctgcccccggccccattGCCGGGGCCTGGCCCCTATTCTGGATGGACTCCACTGCCACTCCCTGTTGGACTCGATCGACCCTGGAGCCAGCAGCTTTCTCTTTCCGGGCCTGGATTGGGGCAAGGAAGTGGTGTCCCGGCTTTCCAGCAGCTGGTCAGATATCAGCCCCCTGCACCGGGCCTCTTCCCCCCTGTAGTCCAGATCTTCCAACCTGCTGGACCCATGGGGAGCACTGTGGTGGGACCAAGAGGAGGAGGTACATTCAGGCTGAACATGCCTCCTCCATACCTGGCCCCATTTGACCCCAACATGGGGGGTTGTCGCAGCCAGCGTGGTAGGGCTTCCTCCTCCAGGGCAAATAGCTGTCAGTCCAGACAGGCAGGAGGGTCTGACATCTCTGAGGGACAGAGGTACCTGTAA
- the LOC103169992 gene encoding E3 SUMO-protein ligase PIAS3-like isoform X1 yields the protein MDMENSKNPPRLLSARPIVTMEELPFYKVYAEIIRPTKLAPRNSVMYKKTKLHFMASPEKLDEIHRTNEVQLGDETLTFQLRFCLWDTQGPQIDHLPRHLSIRVNEKKCFVLKEKESNKHPINITELVHLSDVEPNIIKASWSLNDRQDYAMSLCWVKQLTTSDLLRELRAKDVFPASKTRAMIQEKLAAEAGEATASSFRISLMCPLGQSRMSMPCRALSCSHLQTFDALQYLQRNKEKETWRCPICVKKAYFKNLVVDEFFLNVLNIGPDFEEIEFLPDGSWSPVGPKRNLRDDCNAPGHKGLLVGPPPDSNKEIPTTAQMNNSSSIVELQTPATPRATLAAMPTTEVTRPQHPQVFFQGPPQGINLQQSGSPQSSFQLTSTRASTDLNFPTCFTVVTQLFAWPIFTSPNSSDYNPGLPWGPLAPSSAPVPEPAPVPAPVPLLPPAPLPGPGPYSGWTPLPLPVGLDRPWSQQLSLSGPGLGQGSGVPAFQQLVRYQPPAPGLFPPVVQIFQPAGPMGSTVVGPRGGGTFRLNMPPPYLAPFDPNMGGCRSQRGRASSSRANSCQSRQAGGSDISEGQRYL from the exons ATGGATATGGAGAATAGCAAAAATCCACCTAGACTTCTATCTGCCCGTCCTATTGTCACAATGGAGGAACTGCCATTCTACAAAGTCTATGCTGAGATCATCAGACCTACAAAGCTAG CGCCTAGGAACTCTGTGATGTATAAGAAGACAAAGTTACATTTCATGGCCAGTCCAGAAAAGTTAGATGAGATCCACAGGACCAA TGAAGTCCAACTGGGAGATGAGACCTTGACATTTCAACTCCG GTTCTGTCTATGGGACACCCAGGGCCCTCAAATAGATCATCTTCCTCGACACCTGAGTATCAGGGTCAACGAAAAAAAATGCTTCGTTCTG aaagagaaagagtccAACAAGCACCCCATCAACATCACGGAACTGGTGCATCTCTCGGACGTGGAACCCAACATCATAAAGGCCAGTTGGTCACTGAATGACAGGCAG GACTATGCCATGTCCCTCTGCTGGGTGAAGCAGCTTACCACATCCGATTTACTACGGGAACTGAGAGCTAAGGACGTTTTCCCTGCATCCAAGACACGGGCCATGA TCCAGGAGAAGCTGGCAGCCGAGGCAGGAGAAGCCACCGCCAGCAGCTTCCGTATCTCCCTCATGTGCCCG CTGGGACAGAGTCGTATGTCCATGCCCTGCCGCGCCCTGTCCTGCTCCCATCTGCAGACTTTTGATGCGCTCCAGTACCTGCAGAGGAACAAGGAGAAGGAGACATGGAGATGCCCCATCTGTGTGAAGAAAGCATATTTCAAAAATCTGGTTGTTGATGA gttCTTCCTTAATGTCCTCAACATTGGCCCTGACTTTGAAGAGATTGAGTTCCTGCCTGATGGGTCGTGGTCTCCAGTAGGGCCCAAGAGAAACTTGAGGGATGACTGTAATGCCCCTGGCCATAAGGGCCTCCTAG TAGGTCCTCCACCTGACAGCAATAAGGAGATTCCTACCACTGCTCAGATGAACAACAGCTCATCCATCGTGGAGCTGCAGACTCCAGCCACTCCAAGGGCTACTCTGGCTGCCATGCCCACCACAGA ggTGACAAGACCTCAGCATCCTCAAGTCTTCTTCCAGGGCCCACCCCAGGGCATAAACCTCCAACAGTCTGGATCCCCGCAATCTTCCTTCCAGCTGACCTCTACCAGGG CCTCCACAGATCTGAATTTTCCGACTTGCTTTACGGTTGTTACACAG CTCTTTGCCTGGCCCATCTTCACATCTCCAAACAGCAGCGACTACAACCCCGGCCTGCCCTGGGGCCCTCTggccccatcttcagccccagtgCCAGAGCCAGCCCCAGTGCCAGCCCCAGTGCcactcctgcccccggccccattGCCGGGGCCTGGCCCCTATTCTGGATGGACTCCACTGCCACTCCCTGTTGGACTCGATCGACCCTGGAGCCAGCAGCTTTCTCTTTCCGGGCCTGGATTGGGGCAAGGAAGTGGTGTCCCGGCTTTCCAGCAGCTGGTCAGATATCAGCCCCCTGCACCGGGCCTCTTCCCCCCTGTAGTCCAGATCTTCCAACCTGCTGGACCCATGGGGAGCACTGTGGTGGGACCAAGAGGAGGAGGTACATTCAGGCTGAACATGCCTCCTCCATACCTGGCCCCATTTGACCCCAACATGGGGGGTTGTCGCAGCCAGCGTGGTAGGGCTTCCTCCTCCAGGGCAAATAGCTGTCAGTCCAGACAGGCAGGAGGGTCTGACATCTCTGAGGGACAGAGGTACCTGTAA